The DNA window GTGGTTTTAGAGGTTTAAGTCCGGAGGAGATCGCAGTGTCGtcttttaggaaaaaaatggGTCCGGCCGGTCCGGTCCGGTTGGTAATGACCGTCATCTTTTACTAATAATGTTCGAGGCCCGGTTCAGACATTTTTAGTCcgaattaaattattggagTCCATATTTCTTCAactaaaacattattaaataatgactttcaacctaataaaaaaaatggattatttatttattttaaaatatttaattaaaatttataacttaatttcaatatattctAGTTATTTCTAAGAAGGATggatgaataaaaaataaatacatgtaTATAAAATTGTATCTTAagcataaatatatattttaaaaaataatgaattcgAGTCAATTCAACTCATGATTATGAGCGGGAATGTTAGTCATGTCTAATGTATTTCACGTTTTACTTTACCTCACCAGGTTGGCTTTGGTGTGTTTTAGATTGCAACTCTTCATTATTTCAAGAGGAATGAAAGGTTGGCATCCCACCTAAGAAGTAAACATTTGAATTGCCTTTAACTTCTTTTAGGGTTGTGCTTATTTGATCGAGTATATACTAGTAGCTTTCTTTCTTAGCATTTCAATAAGACCCTAAACTTAGTAGAAGTCTATTCATACTCCAGATGACTTTGTATCCGTccaaacaaatacaaaaaacaaTCATGTATTCAATACTACGATCCCTATATTAAAAGATCTACTACTAACGACACTCCTACAACCACTCGGTACCTTCTCTACTCATATAGAGTACACTCGATGGATACAAGCATACAGTTCTTCTGCAAAACAAATTTGGCATACAATAGCAAATATCTAAGAAATGCTTTACCTTTACGCtaaaaagatgatgaaataACCTACAACAAACTCGAATCGACATCGTCAATTTAACACCCCAAGAAAGCATAATCAACAAACCCAAACTTCGTgtaaatgttcaaatttcacGAGTGTCTCGTTTTCTGAATGTCACACGACAATAACTTAGATTACAATACAACAAGAATCTTGTGTACTATCTAATCTATTATTTTCCATGGATCCAAAGGGGTAGACGTCATAATATGGATCACTTCTTAGGGAACTTTGGTTTTCTTGTGGCTTTCACTGCTCATAGCAatacaaattttcttccaacacCGGATAGCGATAAGCGAAGGAATAAGAATCCAGAAGGAATTTAACAATACGTAgtataaatagtaataaattggggatgaagaaaaattatcaCCATCCAACAGAGCAGTTATGTAGTACATGAAAGTTCCATATAGCTGTCCCAATGATATGGCGAACTGCAGTATGTAACTGTACGACTTGTCTGTAGCTATTGCATACCTGCGAATTATACACAGCCCAACAAATTTGTTGATGAATGGCTAATTATGAACAGAAAGTTCAAATGTAATTCCTTATATGTATAgcatttcaaaattctttaGTTTAGATTTTATTAGCTAGTGTTAcctcttttgtattttctttgtatCATAACTTCTTGTATCTTAGTTATTTAGAAATTGATTAACTATTCTCTCCCAAAACCACACAGATGATAAATTCTTACACTGCTAAGATGCAAGCTGGACCCTCTAAAACAGCAGTCAGTCCTTCAAGACTGACAATCGCAGAGTCCCGAGTTGCGTATCGAGAATCTCCCTTGCTGTATTCTTTCCCTGGTAAGTAGTGCACATGAACATTATTAGAGGAGCATCCATACAGCCCTTCCAGTACCACAGCTAGGGTAACAAAGAAAGTGAATTAAATTAACTTACAAACTTCAGCAAGGTAAGAACTGTCCTTGTAAAATTCTGGAGAGAAAACAAAGTAACCCTCGAGAACAATGTGGGTAAGGCCCGTAAATATCCACCAGCACATGAGCAGCCTCtcaatctttgtttttttgggaAGTCGTCCTGTTATAAGGGGGAAATGAAGATAAAGCAACAAGCATAGAACCTTTTCGAAACAGCTCTAAGAACTACAGTTTTTTCCATTACTAAATTcagataaaaagaaatagataAAGATGGAGAGAACACGTGTACAAACACCACGGAAGggaacataaaaaaaacacagggTGCAATAGGAAAGCAAAATATGTCATAGCTTGCAACATAAGTGCTTGTACAACACTCTACCTACACTAAGGAAAATATGTGCTTGTAGAATACTCTACCTACACTGAGTGTTTGAATATAGTGCCCATTATCAGGTGTTTCATACTTCAATAGGAAAAAAACACAGGGTGCAATAGGAAAGCAAAATATGTCATAGCTTGCAACATAAGTGCTTGTACAACACTCTACCTACACTAAGGAAAATATGTGCTTGTAGAATACTCTACCTACACTGAGTGTTTGAATATAGTGCCCATTATCAGGTGTTTCATACTTCAATAGGAAAAAAACACAGGGTGCAATAGGAAAGCAAACTATGTCCTAGCTTGCAACATAAGTGCTTATACAACACTCTACCTACACTAAGTGTTCGATTATAGTGCCCATTATCAGGTGTTTCATACTTCAATCATGGTGTTAGGATCTAGTGTTTGTACAACATTCTACCTACACTAAGGAAAAAAGTGGAACCATTGGGGAGGGATTGCTCAAGCTACAAGAAAAAACACTTCGAAGGACAAGGACCCCAAAATGAGCATCCTTACTATCTGCACTAAAGAGAAAAAGATCCATTTGTGGACAACATCTTCATCAATATTCTTCTAGACTTGAAAAGATTCAATTTCGAGCACAAATGTAGTGGAACTAATTTGATAGGAACCAAAAATTGGACAggttaattgaaatattatattgatATTAGACAAATTACAAGGTTCCAAGCTCTACGAGAGGCCTAGGACTCTTTCCAAAACTATACAAATCTgcctctctctcactctctcacTCTCAACCCACTATATCCATAACCACTCAACACAAACAAACTTACAAGCTAATCACGAATATCCAAATAGTAATCTTAGCATTAACATTTCATCCTCATAGCATTTCTGAAATCTAGATAAATTTATGTTCATCATTAGTAGAAAGTGTATGGATGAATGATTGTTTAGAGAAAGGGGAGTATGCATAACCAAAGGAAATATCAAGagtttaaatctaaaatagaTATTGTATCGTATCAAAATTAACCAATCAAATGAAGTCAAACGCGGATTGACAGAACCATAAATGGCCAAATAGATTTCAGTTTGCTACATGTTTCATTCTTTCACACTCAGGTATAATCAAAGACATCCTCGCTTAGTCCGTCCCATCAGTATTCCCTTTCTAAAGCAATCATCTAAACCAAAAGACAATAGCACAAGTTAAGGAGTAGGAAGGCAAGGCGTCTATCCGTTTAACAGATCTCGATCCTCTCGAAAAGAATAATTGAACGAGACacagatttgaatttttacatCGGTTTCACCGCCAGCCTTCGGATTCAGCAAAGACATTCAATAGAATTCTTGGAGGACACGAAAAACATagaatatttgaaattgtttgattttgcttCCAATTACTTCACTCAACAAGTGACCTCTAACAAGTGGACAGAAATCCAATACAACAACAAACTACGGATTATGAAAACCATCGGTCTTCTTCTCCAGCAAGAAATCAAGCAGAATTCGCAGCGCATAAAACATAATCCAAAAAACGACAGTAAATATCAAAGTAAGAGATGAAAGCATACCGGAAAGAGTCCAGAGCAGCAAAGTGataaagagagaagaaaggagaTAAACGCCGAGAATAGTAGTGAGGGGTAGTGAAATAGGAACATATCCGGGGAGTTCCAGATCTGTGGGTGCGTAGGGATGCCGAGCAGCTTCAGATTCCCCCGCCATTGGcgactttctttttcctctggTTTCAAGTTTGACCAAATGAACTCCCTGTCCAGTCTGAAACCACTCCcaccattatatatatatatatacctggAACCTGATAGATgatttttaagtaaataacttttttttttttattattattattattattatttaaggaaattattatttatttattagctaaaaaatttaaaatgaataaaactttgaaaatttaggaattATTTAGTATAATCTCTTAAGCtatatcattaatttattaaaataaaaataaaagtgaagaccaatttttatttatttttaagtttgaagcgtaaaatataaaattttaaaatttgtggatAAAATAGAATGAATTGGAgagttaataaaataaattcaccaaaaaaaaaaaataaattaaactttaatatcatttaataaaatattaacataattaattaaacatagaataatagtttttttttctttctagaaGTGTCCTATTTTTAGGCAtgattaatttcattaaattacatttatactgtattattttttaattaaaattattgcgtagttttcaaaa is part of the Cucurbita pepo subsp. pepo cultivar mu-cu-16 chromosome LG03, ASM280686v2, whole genome shotgun sequence genome and encodes:
- the LOC111789846 gene encoding probable 3-beta-hydroxysteroid-Delta(8),Delta(7)-isomerase, with amino-acid sequence MAGESEAARHPYAPTDLELPGYVPISLPLTTILGVYLLSSLFITLLLWTLSGRLPKKTKIERLLMCWWIFTGLTHIVLEGYFVFSPEFYKDSSYLAEVWKEYSKGDSRYATRDSAIVSLEGLTAVLEGPACILAVYAIATDKSYSYILQFAISLGQLYGTFMYYITALLDGDNFSSSPIYYYLYYVLLNSFWILIPSLIAIRCWKKICIAMSSESHKKTKVP